A stretch of the Odontesthes bonariensis isolate fOdoBon6 chromosome 5, fOdoBon6.hap1, whole genome shotgun sequence genome encodes the following:
- the lin28aa gene encoding protein lin-28 homolog A has product MGSVSNQEFPGVCKTEEDEAPSTEEDSQSFHGLGVCKWFNVRMGFGFLSMTDREGVPLDEPVDVFVHQSKLHMEGFRSLKEGEAVEFTFKKSSKGLESQRVTGPGGIHCVGSERRPKGKKVQKRRSKGDRCYNCGGLDHHAKECKLPPQPKKCHFCQSIDHMVASCPIKAQQSSPASQGKPSSLKGEEGEHSAPPPETSD; this is encoded by the exons ATGGGTTCCGTTTCTAACCAGGAGTTCCCAG GAGTATGTAAGACTGAGGAGGATGAGGCACCGAGCACAGAGGAGGATTCACAGTCTTTCCACGGGCTCGGCGTTTGCAAGTGGTTCAACGTCCGCATGGGCTTCGGGTTCCTGTCCATGACCGACCGGGAGGGAGTGCCACTTGACGAGCCGGTTGATGTGTTTGTCCATCAG AGCAAATTGCACATGGAGGGCTTCCGCAGCCTGAAGGAGGGCGAAGCAGTCGAGTTTACCTTCAAAAAGTCATCAAAAGGCTTGGAGTCGCAGCGAGTTACTGGACCAGGTGGCATCCACTGTGTGGGCAGTGAGCGGAGACCTAAAGGCAAGAAGGTCCAAAAGCGGCGTTCAAAAGGAGACAG GTGCTATAACTGTGGAGGACTGGATCACCATGCCAAAGAGTGCAAGTTGCCACCTCAGCCCAAGAAGTGCCATTTTTGCCAGAGCATTGACCACATGGTCGCCAGCTGCCCAATCAAAGCACAACAGTCCTCACCGGCTTCTCAGGGAAAACCGTCTTCCTtaaaaggagaagaaggagagCACTCAGCACCACCTCCCGAGACCTCTGATTAA